In a single window of the Cupriavidus basilensis genome:
- a CDS encoding diguanylate cyclase domain-containing protein codes for MPQVSLSLKARLALITTALAAVLGTGIVLASLYYAHDDLRAALQDQQDSIVKLAADQLDTAMDDRITLLSHVAPQLAGELGRPGAELRLMLEQRIPVPGSFNAFMLADAQGRVLARDGVQVSIADRDYFREAARTLEPVITPPIRARINGAIGVLVAVPIVSKQGEFLGLLGGWLDLSSANFLVEITHNRLGTTGFYCLVSGGRMPVYVRHPDPAKAAQPARALGDTCGVDDHSGRAEFLTPARPLISRYLMESTGWELVAVLPAQEAFAPLHAMQVRFLALALLSLAVVALLIWLTVRHLLTPLTRLHQVVSDSAHDLAAYEKLPAQQRDEIGDLARAFGQLMRDVRERREQLDLSERQLRAVTDTLPALLAFIGPDERYIFNNLAYERTFGITVQALRGMTVREVIGETRYARARPFLQKALAGSAATFETEESDPDYHCMETSLRPEWSADGSHVVGVHVHVQDVTQRKLETLRLSRISRLDHLTQLLNRNAFEALLQAAMARSREDGRLMALLYLDMDRFKAVNDFHGHITGDLLLQAFGRRLQRCVRERDTVARLGGDEFAVVLEDIGSAANAQRIAQAIVHSVSRRFFIDGVFADVDVSIGVALYKGTPMPDQELMRQADALLYRAKAAGRGRFEMGPPELLDS; via the coding sequence ATGCCCCAAGTTTCGCTTTCCCTGAAGGCGCGTCTCGCGCTGATTACCACGGCGCTTGCCGCCGTGCTTGGTACCGGCATCGTGCTGGCATCGCTCTATTACGCCCACGACGACCTGCGCGCCGCGCTGCAAGACCAGCAGGATTCCATCGTCAAGCTCGCCGCGGACCAGCTCGACACCGCCATGGACGACCGCATCACCCTGCTGTCCCACGTGGCGCCGCAGCTGGCCGGCGAGCTCGGCCGCCCGGGCGCGGAACTGCGCCTGATGCTGGAGCAGCGGATTCCCGTGCCCGGCTCCTTCAATGCGTTCATGCTGGCCGATGCCCAGGGCCGCGTGCTGGCCAGGGATGGCGTGCAGGTCAGCATTGCCGACCGCGACTACTTCCGCGAAGCCGCGCGCACCCTCGAGCCCGTGATCACTCCGCCTATCCGCGCCCGTATCAATGGCGCGATCGGCGTGCTGGTGGCAGTGCCCATCGTCTCGAAGCAAGGCGAATTCCTTGGTCTGCTGGGGGGCTGGCTCGACCTGTCGAGCGCCAACTTCCTGGTGGAGATCACCCACAACCGGCTCGGCACCACTGGCTTCTATTGCCTGGTCTCGGGAGGGCGGATGCCGGTCTATGTGCGGCACCCCGATCCGGCCAAGGCCGCGCAGCCGGCCCGCGCGCTGGGAGACACGTGTGGCGTCGACGACCACAGTGGGCGCGCCGAATTTCTCACGCCCGCCAGGCCGCTGATCTCGCGCTACCTGATGGAGAGCACGGGATGGGAACTGGTAGCGGTGCTGCCCGCGCAGGAGGCGTTTGCGCCGCTGCACGCCATGCAGGTGCGCTTTCTCGCGCTGGCGCTGTTGTCGCTGGCGGTGGTGGCCCTGCTGATCTGGCTGACGGTACGGCATCTGCTGACGCCGCTCACGCGCCTGCACCAGGTGGTAAGCGACAGCGCGCATGACCTCGCGGCCTACGAGAAACTGCCGGCGCAGCAGCGTGACGAGATCGGCGATCTGGCGCGCGCCTTCGGGCAGTTGATGCGTGACGTGCGCGAGCGGCGCGAGCAGCTCGACCTGAGCGAGCGCCAGTTGCGCGCGGTCACCGATACGCTGCCCGCGCTGCTGGCCTTTATCGGTCCCGATGAGCGCTATATCTTCAACAATCTCGCCTACGAGCGGACTTTCGGCATCACGGTGCAGGCGCTGCGCGGCATGACCGTGCGCGAGGTGATCGGCGAAACGCGCTATGCGCGCGCCCGGCCGTTCCTGCAAAAAGCGCTGGCGGGCAGCGCGGCGACGTTCGAGACCGAAGAGAGCGATCCGGATTACCACTGCATGGAGACCAGCCTGCGCCCCGAATGGAGCGCGGATGGCAGCCACGTGGTGGGGGTGCATGTGCATGTGCAGGATGTGACCCAGCGCAAGCTGGAGACCCTGCGGCTATCGCGCATCTCCCGGCTCGACCATCTGACCCAGTTGCTCAACCGCAACGCCTTCGAGGCGCTGCTGCAGGCCGCCATGGCGCGCAGCCGCGAAGACGGCCGGCTCATGGCGCTGCTCTACCTGGACATGGATCGCTTCAAGGCGGTCAACGACTTCCACGGCCACATCACCGGCGATCTGCTGCTGCAGGCCTTCGGGCGTCGCCTGCAACGCTGCGTGCGCGAGCGCGACACGGTGGCCCGCCTGGGCGGCGACGAGTTCGCGGTAGTGCTGGAGGATATCGGCAGCGCGGCCAATGCGCAGCGCATCGCGCAGGCCATCGTGCACTCGGTGAGCCGGCGCTTTTTCATCGACGGGGTGTTTGCCGATGTGGATGTGAGCATCGGCGTGGCGCTCTACAAGGGCACGCCCATGCCGGACCAGGAGCTGATGCGCCAGGCCGATGCCCTGCTCTACCGCGCCAAGGCGGCGGGCCGGGGCCGCTTCGAGATGGGGCCGCCGGAACTGCTGGATAGCTGA
- a CDS encoding cellulose biosynthesis protein BcsC, protein MSNRKRPAMNGRANTPRSASGKHTVADTARGKGLRAKTLVLSLLTAFAAAATAQEDPVKLLVDQGKYWQERGRSDRAAEAWQKILRLNPAQPEALYGMGVAEAEAGRPDGARTYLERLKKAQPNSPLVARLTQVISSGGATQQVEQARQLARSGQSEEAVKRYQQAAGGAVPQGNLALEYYQTLGGTAQGWDEARKGLEQLARANPSDNRAQLALAQHLTYRESTRRDGIRQLEALSKSSDVGAQASESWRRALTWLGGRPADAPLYQAWLASHPDDATIRAKLDAVKAQQQQQQATQAAGAAGNPVRQIVQQGFDAMDAGDLERAGDRFQTALQERPGDADALGGMGVLRLKQEKFAEALDFLDQAAKRGAGGRYRSAQNSATYWLLSEQASAARGAGNRAEARSLLERAVKLDPREPSAQVALADVMAEEGQYAPAEAAYRRVLKQQPDNPDATRGLVGVLAAQNKSAEALAIVQNLTPAQQDKVGSLGKLRAEEARGQARAALQRGDTAGARRALEDAMAADPTNPWVRLDVARAYASMGLKEQARSVMDGLLLSNPNMPDALYASALLSAETGDWQSGLEALERIPPQNRTRDMGTLQRRLWVHAEAERASGLAAAGQQAAALGVLQQAERYAQQDPDQLGALALAYADAGDEARALSLMRNVMGRTVRPDVGMQLQYAAILLKTKQDVELAGVLRQLANANLSTSQRRDYDDLRVAYIVRQADALTESGDLVAAYDMLAPALSERPGNSAVRASLARMYAQAGENKKALMLYESVLEKDPRNLDLMLAAIGTATAAKEYSWAEGTLQMALAQAPGSPKVLTAAGRLYRAQGKTSRAAEYFRAAVAAENAAGISSAGARPDGAGFDRVPSNPFVGLPGQRGSSQLPPPGSQAPYLIVPGPTRAAAAPQPAMAPAPVMMNASAQASQPYIPAPVSAAGQGMAPEIQQPQAYYPQQVQAPMPMQAPASTRGKNTRAAKAPAQAYPANQAYPAYPANAQAAQQPGVPYPVPQQAVAPQYPAAQYAAPAVGGYAAAPVLAATARQPIGAQSRAPWLAEADSQANPTGPKTAQQELNEIESQRTSTLAGGPVLRGRNGDSGMSQLTEMQVVAEAKMAVGNGKLVARVTPVALDAGSVGSDFNTASRFGGGPLAVPVGGAPVNSAGTPLQSTSAGQQNAFGVALGVAYESDRIKADIGSTPLGFRYTDVNTGVRFNLPLTQRTTLSLGASRRPVTDSLLSYAGARDDRTGLQWGGVMNSSGRVDLGWDDGFFGIYGYGGYGLLTGHDVKRNTRWEGGGGFYLRLIDSTEQRLMSGVNFTSMGYADNLRYFTFGQGGYFSPQTYFAVTVPLSLAGRSGRLAYNVRGALGMQAFREDATDYFPTDRAAQSAAGNLVYPGQSKTGLAYNLVGSMEYQAAQQLFVGGMLGIDNARDYRQWYAGVYVRYALQRQTGLIAFPPVAPQSAVGPAPF, encoded by the coding sequence ATGTCGAACCGCAAGCGCCCGGCCATGAACGGACGCGCGAACACCCCCCGCTCGGCGAGCGGGAAGCATACTGTTGCGGACACCGCGCGCGGCAAGGGCCTGCGTGCCAAGACGCTGGTGCTGAGCCTGCTGACGGCGTTCGCCGCGGCCGCCACGGCGCAGGAAGACCCGGTCAAGCTGCTGGTGGACCAGGGCAAGTACTGGCAGGAACGCGGCCGCAGCGACCGCGCTGCCGAAGCGTGGCAGAAGATCCTGCGCCTGAATCCGGCCCAGCCGGAAGCGCTGTATGGCATGGGCGTGGCCGAAGCCGAGGCGGGCCGCCCCGATGGCGCGCGCACCTACCTGGAGCGCCTGAAGAAGGCCCAGCCCAACTCCCCGCTGGTGGCGCGCCTCACGCAGGTGATCAGCAGCGGCGGCGCGACCCAGCAGGTCGAGCAGGCGCGCCAGCTGGCGCGCAGCGGCCAGAGCGAGGAAGCGGTCAAGCGCTATCAGCAAGCCGCGGGCGGCGCGGTGCCGCAAGGCAACCTGGCGCTGGAGTACTACCAGACGCTGGGCGGCACGGCGCAGGGCTGGGACGAAGCGCGCAAGGGCCTGGAGCAGCTGGCCCGCGCCAATCCATCGGACAACCGCGCGCAGCTCGCGCTGGCGCAGCACCTGACCTATCGCGAGTCCACGCGCCGCGATGGCATTCGCCAGCTGGAGGCGCTATCCAAAAGCAGTGACGTAGGCGCTCAGGCCAGCGAGAGCTGGCGGCGGGCGCTGACCTGGCTGGGCGGCCGCCCGGCGGATGCACCGCTGTACCAGGCCTGGCTGGCAAGCCATCCCGACGACGCCACCATCCGCGCCAAGCTCGATGCGGTCAAGGCCCAGCAGCAACAGCAGCAAGCCACGCAAGCGGCAGGCGCCGCTGGCAACCCCGTGCGCCAGATCGTGCAGCAAGGCTTCGATGCCATGGATGCCGGCGACCTCGAACGCGCCGGCGACCGGTTCCAGACCGCGCTGCAGGAGCGCCCCGGTGACGCCGACGCGCTCGGCGGCATGGGTGTGCTGCGCCTCAAGCAGGAGAAGTTTGCCGAGGCCCTGGATTTCCTCGACCAGGCCGCCAAGCGTGGTGCCGGCGGCCGCTACCGCAGCGCGCAGAACAGCGCCACGTACTGGCTGCTGTCCGAGCAGGCCAGCGCCGCGCGCGGCGCGGGCAACCGCGCCGAGGCGCGCAGCCTGCTGGAGCGTGCGGTCAAGCTCGACCCGCGCGAGCCTTCCGCCCAGGTGGCGCTGGCCGACGTGATGGCCGAGGAAGGCCAGTACGCCCCGGCCGAAGCCGCGTATCGCCGCGTGCTCAAGCAGCAGCCCGACAACCCCGACGCCACGCGCGGCCTGGTCGGCGTGCTGGCGGCGCAGAACAAGAGCGCGGAGGCGCTCGCCATCGTGCAGAACCTGACGCCCGCCCAGCAGGACAAGGTGGGCTCGCTGGGCAAGCTGCGCGCCGAGGAGGCCCGTGGCCAGGCTCGCGCCGCCTTGCAGCGCGGCGATACCGCCGGCGCGCGCCGCGCGCTGGAAGACGCGATGGCGGCCGACCCGACCAATCCGTGGGTGCGCCTGGATGTGGCGCGCGCCTATGCGTCGATGGGCTTGAAGGAGCAGGCGCGCAGCGTCATGGACGGCCTGCTGCTGTCCAACCCCAATATGCCGGACGCGCTGTACGCCAGCGCGCTGCTGTCCGCCGAAACCGGCGACTGGCAAAGCGGGCTTGAAGCGCTGGAGCGCATTCCCCCGCAGAACCGCACCCGCGACATGGGCACCCTGCAGCGCCGCCTGTGGGTGCACGCCGAAGCCGAGCGAGCCAGTGGGCTCGCCGCCGCCGGCCAGCAGGCCGCCGCGCTGGGCGTGCTGCAGCAAGCGGAGCGCTACGCCCAGCAGGACCCCGACCAGCTCGGCGCGCTGGCGCTGGCTTACGCCGATGCGGGCGACGAGGCGCGTGCGCTCTCGCTGATGCGCAACGTCATGGGCCGCACGGTGCGCCCGGACGTCGGCATGCAACTGCAGTACGCTGCCATTCTGCTCAAGACCAAGCAGGATGTGGAGCTGGCCGGTGTGCTGCGCCAGCTTGCCAACGCCAACCTGAGTACTTCGCAGCGCCGCGACTATGACGACCTGCGGGTCGCCTACATCGTGCGCCAGGCCGATGCGCTGACCGAGAGCGGCGACCTCGTGGCTGCCTACGACATGCTGGCCCCGGCGCTCTCCGAGCGCCCCGGCAACAGTGCCGTGCGCGCCAGCCTGGCGCGCATGTACGCGCAGGCGGGCGAGAACAAGAAGGCCCTGATGCTATACGAGAGCGTGCTGGAGAAGGATCCGCGCAACCTCGACCTGATGCTGGCGGCGATCGGCACCGCCACCGCCGCCAAGGAATACAGCTGGGCCGAAGGCACGTTGCAGATGGCGCTGGCGCAGGCACCCGGATCGCCCAAGGTGCTGACCGCCGCCGGGCGGCTCTACCGCGCCCAAGGCAAGACCTCGCGTGCCGCCGAGTACTTCCGCGCAGCGGTGGCGGCAGAGAACGCCGCGGGCATATCCTCGGCCGGCGCGCGCCCGGATGGCGCGGGCTTCGACCGCGTGCCGTCCAACCCGTTTGTCGGCCTGCCCGGCCAGCGCGGCAGTTCGCAGTTGCCGCCGCCCGGGTCGCAGGCGCCGTACCTGATCGTGCCCGGTCCCACGCGCGCCGCAGCCGCACCCCAGCCGGCAATGGCGCCCGCGCCGGTGATGATGAACGCCAGCGCGCAGGCCTCGCAACCCTACATCCCGGCGCCGGTGTCCGCCGCCGGGCAGGGCATGGCACCGGAGATCCAGCAGCCGCAGGCCTACTATCCGCAGCAGGTGCAAGCGCCCATGCCGATGCAGGCGCCCGCCAGCACGCGCGGCAAGAACACGCGCGCGGCCAAGGCGCCGGCGCAGGCGTATCCGGCCAATCAGGCTTACCCCGCCTATCCAGCCAACGCGCAGGCCGCCCAGCAACCGGGCGTGCCCTATCCCGTGCCGCAGCAGGCCGTGGCACCGCAGTATCCCGCTGCGCAGTACGCTGCGCCGGCGGTCGGCGGCTACGCGGCGGCGCCCGTGCTGGCCGCGACCGCGCGCCAGCCGATTGGCGCGCAGTCGCGCGCGCCTTGGCTGGCCGAAGCCGATTCGCAGGCTAACCCCACCGGTCCCAAGACCGCGCAGCAGGAACTCAACGAGATCGAGTCGCAGCGCACCAGCACGCTTGCCGGTGGCCCCGTGCTACGCGGGCGCAATGGCGACTCCGGCATGAGCCAGCTCACCGAGATGCAAGTGGTGGCCGAAGCCAAGATGGCCGTTGGCAACGGCAAGCTGGTGGCACGCGTGACACCGGTTGCGCTGGATGCTGGCTCCGTCGGCAGCGACTTCAACACCGCCTCGCGCTTCGGCGGCGGCCCGCTGGCGGTCCCGGTGGGCGGCGCGCCCGTCAACTCGGCCGGCACGCCGCTGCAATCCACGTCCGCCGGGCAGCAGAACGCCTTTGGTGTGGCGCTGGGCGTGGCCTATGAATCGGACCGCATCAAGGCTGACATTGGCAGCACGCCGCTGGGCTTCCGTTACACCGACGTCAATACCGGTGTGCGCTTCAACCTGCCGCTGACACAACGCACCACGCTGTCGCTTGGCGCATCGCGCCGCCCCGTCACCGACAGCTTGCTGTCGTATGCGGGCGCACGCGATGACCGCACCGGCCTGCAGTGGGGCGGCGTGATGAATAGCAGCGGGCGTGTCGACCTGGGTTGGGACGATGGCTTCTTCGGCATCTACGGCTACGGCGGCTACGGCTTGCTGACCGGGCACGATGTGAAGCGCAACACGCGTTGGGAAGGCGGTGGCGGGTTCTACCTGCGCCTGATCGACAGCACCGAGCAGCGCCTGATGAGCGGCGTAAACTTCACCTCGATGGGGTACGCGGATAACCTGCGCTACTTCACCTTCGGGCAGGGCGGTTACTTCAGCCCGCAAACCTACTTCGCCGTGACCGTGCCGCTCTCGCTGGCAGGGCGCAGCGGCCGGCTGGCCTACAATGTGCGCGGCGCGCTAGGCATGCAGGCGTTCCGCGAGGATGCGACGGACTATTTCCCGACCGATCGGGCGGCCCAGTCGGCGGCCGGCAATCTCGTCTATCCAGGCCAGTCCAAGACCGGCCTGGCCTACAATCTGGTTGGCTCGATGGAGTACCAGGCGGCCCAGCAGCTGTTTGTCGGCGGCATGCTTGGCATCGACAACGCGCGCGACTATCGCCAGTGGTATGCCGGCGTCTATGTGCGCTATGCGTTGCAACGCCAGACCGGGCTGATCGCGTTCCCGCCGGTGGCGCCACAGTCGGCTGTGGGCCCCGCGCCGTTCTGA
- the bcsZ gene encoding cellulose synthase complex periplasmic endoglucanase BcsZ: MSLNRTRRRWLAGLPGLGALGALGGWPALARAAAPKASQQVACAWPLYQQFLSRFVQADGRVLDPSTKEQQSTSEGQSYGMVFALMANDRATFDRLWQWSVANLGAGNLQDKLPAWQWGRRADGSWGVIDANPASDADLWFAFALLEAARLWKQPRYGEQARALLKLVAKQEVVSLPGFGTMLLPAPQGFVQGNADGPRQWRLNASYLPVPLLRRLAAAEPSGPWGTLATQAGKLVDAVAKQGIVPDWSAYRSDAAGTGFLTDPDKGDVSSYDAIRVYLWAGVTPRGDAAGRMLMKALAPQAQRMAGRAAPPERMHADSGAVDGDGPAGFSAALVPFLQAAGSPAAAVQRTRAETMIDSATGKSAATYYDTVLGLFGLGFAEGRYRFAPSGQLELEWEKTCRTASARP, translated from the coding sequence GTGAGCTTGAACCGCACACGCCGCCGATGGCTCGCGGGCTTGCCCGGCCTGGGCGCGCTCGGGGCGCTGGGTGGCTGGCCCGCGCTGGCCCGCGCTGCGGCGCCGAAGGCATCGCAGCAGGTTGCCTGTGCGTGGCCGCTATACCAGCAGTTCCTGTCCCGCTTCGTGCAGGCCGATGGCCGTGTGCTCGACCCGTCCACCAAGGAGCAGCAAAGCACCTCCGAAGGCCAGTCCTACGGCATGGTGTTCGCCCTGATGGCCAACGACCGCGCTACCTTCGACCGCCTGTGGCAATGGAGCGTTGCCAACCTCGGTGCGGGCAACCTGCAGGACAAGCTGCCCGCCTGGCAGTGGGGCCGCCGGGCCGACGGCTCGTGGGGCGTGATCGATGCGAACCCCGCATCGGATGCCGACCTGTGGTTCGCCTTCGCGCTGCTCGAAGCCGCGCGGTTGTGGAAGCAGCCGCGTTATGGCGAGCAGGCGCGCGCGCTGCTCAAGCTGGTGGCCAAGCAAGAGGTGGTGTCGCTGCCCGGCTTTGGCACCATGCTGTTGCCGGCGCCGCAGGGCTTTGTCCAGGGCAATGCTGACGGCCCGCGCCAGTGGCGCCTCAATGCCAGCTACCTGCCGGTGCCGTTGCTGCGCCGCCTGGCCGCAGCCGAGCCCTCCGGCCCGTGGGGCACGCTCGCCACGCAGGCCGGCAAGCTGGTCGACGCAGTGGCCAAACAGGGCATCGTGCCCGACTGGTCGGCCTACCGCAGCGACGCGGCCGGCACCGGTTTTCTCACCGACCCGGACAAGGGCGATGTCAGCAGCTATGACGCCATCCGTGTCTACCTGTGGGCCGGCGTGACGCCGCGCGGCGACGCCGCTGGCCGCATGCTGATGAAGGCCCTGGCGCCGCAGGCGCAGCGCATGGCGGGACGCGCCGCGCCGCCCGAACGCATGCACGCCGACAGCGGCGCCGTGGACGGAGACGGCCCGGCGGGCTTCTCCGCCGCACTGGTGCCGTTCCTGCAGGCAGCCGGATCGCCGGCAGCCGCGGTGCAGCGCACCCGGGCGGAGACGATGATCGACTCGGCCACGGGCAAATCCGCCGCCACGTACTACGACACCGTATTGGGATTATTCGGCCTCGGCTTTGCCGAAGGCCGCTACCGGTTCGCGCCTTCGGGGCAACTGGAGCTGGAGTGGGAGAAGACATGTCGAACCGCAAGCGCCCGGCCATGA
- the bcsB gene encoding cellulose biosynthesis cyclic di-GMP-binding regulatory protein BcsB, which translates to MLTVTPAGAQRAGVPDTTREAVAAQSPAGVAAQAAAAAPRSGARTVQLTLKQLGATAPFQLRGVEAINGVPFSIRADEVVTGARLKLRYTYSPALIPALSHINVMVNGEVAGTVPVPKDTAGTSLERDVPIEPRLITEFNRLNLQLIGHYTTDCEDPFHSSLWATVGNSSVLELTLTPVALANDLALLPLPFFDRRDVSRLRLPFVFAGAPSTATLEAAGAVSSWFGALAGYRGASFAATLNQVPATGNAVVFVTNEEKPAGVQVPAIGGPSIAVVPNPGDANGKLLLVMGRDSAELKTAAQALTLGARALSGQSATINKLDDVAPRVPYDAPNWIRSDRPVRFGELAEVRDLNVSGYNPDLVRVNFRLPPDLFGWRSKGIPIDLKYRYTPRPVVDKSTLNISVSNQFLRAYALRSVKNQDGRASQLLAKVLPDGSVPVDERIEVPLFMLPAQSQLQFHFYYDYLKQGACKDVMLDNVKGAIDPDSTINITGLPHFIALPDLAVFGNSGFPFTRMADLSETAVILPDKPAAEDYSTYLTLMGRMGESTGYPATGVAVSGAAQVDKQAARDLLVIGTTQSQPLFTQWAERMPVTLAGNEKRFALTDLVSAVTGWWNGADGTRNRPVETRMSISSASTDAALSAFESPLASGRSVVAVASNAPQGLQTVTEVLLDPDRVTKVQGSLALVRGKEIDSLAAQQNYHVGKLPPWTYVQWWLSQRPLVMVLMIGGAALLLAVLMYLSLRARAARRKLGEHK; encoded by the coding sequence ATGCTGACGGTGACCCCGGCCGGCGCCCAGCGCGCCGGCGTGCCAGACACCACCCGCGAGGCGGTCGCGGCGCAGTCACCCGCCGGGGTGGCGGCGCAGGCCGCCGCCGCAGCGCCCCGCAGCGGCGCGCGCACCGTGCAGCTCACGCTCAAGCAACTGGGCGCCACCGCACCATTCCAGTTGCGCGGCGTGGAAGCCATCAACGGCGTGCCGTTCTCGATCCGCGCCGACGAGGTCGTGACCGGCGCGCGTCTGAAATTGCGCTACACGTATTCGCCCGCGCTGATACCGGCGCTGTCGCATATCAACGTGATGGTCAACGGCGAGGTTGCCGGCACCGTGCCGGTGCCCAAGGACACCGCGGGCACCAGCCTGGAGCGCGATGTGCCGATCGAGCCGCGGCTGATCACCGAGTTCAACCGCCTCAACCTGCAGCTGATCGGCCACTACACCACCGATTGCGAAGATCCCTTCCACTCCAGCCTGTGGGCCACCGTTGGCAACAGCAGCGTGCTGGAGCTCACGCTCACGCCGGTGGCGCTGGCCAACGACCTGGCGCTGCTGCCGCTGCCGTTCTTCGATCGCCGTGACGTTAGCCGCCTCAGGCTGCCCTTCGTGTTCGCCGGTGCGCCGTCGACGGCTACGCTGGAGGCCGCCGGCGCGGTCTCGTCGTGGTTCGGCGCGCTGGCCGGCTATCGTGGCGCGTCGTTTGCCGCCACGCTCAACCAGGTACCGGCCACCGGCAATGCGGTGGTGTTCGTCACCAATGAGGAAAAGCCTGCCGGCGTGCAGGTGCCCGCCATCGGCGGGCCGTCGATCGCGGTGGTGCCAAATCCGGGCGATGCGAACGGCAAGCTGCTGCTGGTGATGGGCCGCGACAGCGCCGAGCTCAAGACCGCGGCGCAGGCGCTCACGCTCGGCGCGCGCGCGCTGTCCGGGCAGAGCGCCACCATCAACAAGCTCGACGACGTGGCACCGCGCGTGCCCTACGACGCACCCAACTGGATCCGCAGCGACCGCCCGGTGCGCTTCGGCGAGCTTGCCGAAGTGCGCGACCTTAATGTCTCGGGCTACAACCCGGACCTGGTGCGGGTGAATTTCCGGCTGCCGCCCGACCTGTTCGGCTGGCGCAGCAAGGGCATCCCGATCGACCTGAAGTACCGCTATACGCCGCGCCCGGTGGTGGACAAGTCCACCCTCAACATCAGTGTGAGCAACCAGTTCCTGCGCGCCTACGCGCTGCGCTCGGTCAAGAACCAGGATGGCCGTGCCAGCCAGTTGCTGGCCAAGGTGCTGCCGGATGGCTCGGTGCCGGTCGACGAGCGCATCGAGGTGCCGCTGTTCATGCTGCCCGCGCAGTCGCAGCTGCAGTTCCATTTCTACTACGACTACCTCAAGCAGGGCGCGTGCAAGGACGTGATGCTGGACAACGTCAAGGGCGCGATCGACCCGGACTCGACCATCAACATCACCGGCCTGCCGCACTTTATCGCGCTGCCTGACCTGGCGGTGTTCGGCAACAGCGGCTTCCCCTTCACGCGCATGGCCGACCTCTCCGAGACCGCGGTCATCCTGCCGGACAAGCCCGCTGCCGAGGACTACTCGACCTACCTTACGCTGATGGGGCGCATGGGCGAATCCACCGGCTATCCCGCCACCGGAGTGGCCGTGAGCGGCGCCGCGCAGGTCGACAAGCAGGCCGCGCGCGACCTGCTGGTGATCGGCACCACGCAGAGCCAGCCGCTCTTCACGCAATGGGCCGAGCGCATGCCGGTCACGCTGGCCGGCAATGAAAAGCGCTTTGCGCTGACCGATCTGGTGTCCGCCGTGACGGGCTGGTGGAACGGCGCGGATGGCACGCGCAACCGCCCGGTCGAGACGCGCATGTCGATCAGCAGCGCCAGCACCGATGCCGCGCTAAGCGCCTTCGAGTCGCCACTGGCGTCCGGGCGCAGTGTGGTGGCCGTCGCCAGCAACGCGCCGCAAGGCCTGCAGACCGTGACCGAGGTGCTGCTCGATCCCGACCGGGTCACAAAGGTGCAAGGCAGCCTGGCACTGGTGCGCGGCAAGGAGATCGACAGCCTGGCGGCACAGCAGAACTACCACGTGGGCAAGCTGCCGCCCTGGACCTATGTGCAGTGGTGGCTATCGCAGCGCCCCCTTGTCATGGTGCTGATGATCGGCGGCGCTGCGCTGCTGCTGGCGGTGTTGATGTATCTGTCGCTGCGGGCGCGCGCCGCGCGCCGCAAGCTGGGGGAACACAAGTGA